From a single Vespula pensylvanica isolate Volc-1 chromosome 24, ASM1446617v1, whole genome shotgun sequence genomic region:
- the LOC122636960 gene encoding mitochondrial Rho GTPase isoform X1 has translation MVQRVVTPKRSVRILLIGERGVGKTSLILSLVSEEYAEDVPSKAEEITIPADVTPEQVPTHIVDYSAAEQTDDQLAEEIQKAHVICVVYSVEDEDTLDKAATYWLPLIRRCSTSTRCPVVLVGNKIDLVDYSTIEAVYPIMKEFSEIESCIECSAKTLQNVSETFYYAQKAVLHPTTPLYNYDMQELTEECKTALQRIFKICDLDNDGLLNDMELNAFQQWCFNTPLQPQVLEDVKAVLSKNIHDGICNGCVTMKGFMYLQCLFIQRGRNETTWAVLRKFGYDNELQMSKDYIHPPLKVPSGCTTELSHKGQEFLTLLFMQHDRDRDGALSPPEVDSLFSRCLSPPWGDEYKHTVPTNEKGWITFQGYMCQWALLTITNVRKTLEYMAYLGYNMYNNECQTSAVLVTREKKLDLAKKQSSRNVYTCHVIGQKNSGKTTLCRSFVDPKLEKLTDAIIPLTAHVTVNTVHVYGQEKTIILKDINILNVQDALTPTQIQCDAAALVYDTANPKSFEYIARIYIKYFADSKIPVLIIANKSDLAEVKQEYLLQPTSFCSKYKLMPPQPYSVSRAVRREIFVKLATMAAFPRFQPAWVLFYRHSPLRRMVHMLFVKPSPTQWWSSFTRHLNQFGLIQQDSVVWWKAGLGIAAATVAGFMVMRVLNTEKR, from the exons ATGGTGCAACGTGTAGTGACACCGAAACGTAGCGTAAGAATTTTGTTGATCGGTGAACGCGGCGTTGGTAAAACATCATTGATATTATCTCTTGTGAGCGAAGAATATGCTGAGGATGTACCTAGCAAAGCTGAAGAGATCACTATACCTGCTGATGTGACTCCTGAACAAGTACCGACTCACATCGTTGATTATTCTG CTGCCGAACAAACGGACGATCAATTGGctgaagaaatacaaaaagctCATGTAATATGTGTAGTTTATTCTGTCGAAGATGAAGATACTCTTGATAAGGCAGCTACGTATTGGTTACCTCTTATCAGACGATGTTCTACCAGTACCAGATGTCCAGTCGTTCTTgttggaaataaaattgatttggTTGATTATTCTACTATAGAG GCTGTTTATCCAATAATGAAGGAATTTTCAGAAATTGAAAGTTGTATAGAG TGTTCAGCTAAAACACTACAAAATGTATCCGAAACATTTTACTATGCACAAAAAGCTGTCCTGCATCCAACTACTCctctttataattatgatatgcAAGag CTTACAGAAGAATGTAAAACCGCTCTCCAAAGAATTTTTAAG ATATGTGATTTAGACAATGATGGCCTGTTAAACGATATGGAGTTAAATGCATTTCAACAGTGGTGTTTTAATACTCCTCTACAACCGCAAGTACTTGAAGATGTAAAGGCTGTATTGTCGAAAAATATTCACGATGGAATTTGTAATGGTTGTGTAACTATGAAAG GTTTTATGTATCTCCAGTGCTTATTTATTCAACGTGGAAGAAATGAAACAACATGGGctgtattaagaaaatttggCTACGATAATGAACTACAAATGTCTAAGGATTATATACATCCacc ATTGAAAGTTCCTTCTGGTTGCACAACTGAGTTATCGCACAAGGGACAAGAGTTTTTAACATTACTATTTATGCAACATGATCGAGATCGTGATGGGGCTTTATCTCCGCCAGAAGtagattcattattttcacgtTGCTTGAGTCCACCATGGGGTGATGAATATAAGCACACAGTGCCGACTAATGAAAAAGGCTGGATTACTTTTCAAGGCTACATGTGTCAGTGGGCATTACTGACAATTACGAATGTTAGAAAAACATTAGAATATATGGCATACCTTggttataatatgtataataatgaatgTCAAACAAGCGCTGTTTTAGTTACGCGTgagaaaaaattagatttagCAAAGAAACAGTCCAGTCGAAATGTTTACACGTGTCATGTAATTGGTCAAAAAAATAGTGGTAAAACGACTCTTTGCAGAAGTTTTGTGGATCCTAAATTGGAG AAATTAACAGATGCAATAATACCTTTAACTGCTCATGTTACCGTCAACACGGTTCATGTATATGGTCAAGAAAAGACAATAATTCTAaaggatattaatatattaaatgtccAGGATGCTTTAACACCTACGCAAATACAATGTGATGCTGCAGCTCTTGTTTATGATACAGCTAATCCTAAATCATTTGAATATATTGCACGAATTTATATT aaatactTCGCAGATAGTAAAATACCAGTTTTAATAATAGCTAATAAAAGTGATCTTGCTGAAGTAAAGCAAGAATATTTACTTCAACCAACAAGTTTTTGCAGTAAGTACAAGTTGATGCCACCACAACCTTATAGCGTGTCTAGGGCTGTACGAcgagaaatatttgttaaattagCAACGATGGCAGCATTTCC CCGCTTTCAACCAGCGTgggtattattttatagacaCAG CCCTTTGAGGCGTATGGTCCACATGTTGTTTGTCAAACCCTCACCCACTCAATGGTGGAGTTCTTTTACAAg ACATTTAAACCAATTTGGCCTGATACAACAAGACTCTGTAGTCTGGTGGAAGGCTGGTTTAGGGATCGCAGCAGCCACAGTTGCTGGCTTCATGGTGATGCGTGTCCtaaatacagaaaaaagatag
- the LOC122636960 gene encoding mitochondrial Rho GTPase isoform X3, giving the protein MVQRVVTPKRSVRILLIGERGVGKTSLILSLVSEEYAEDVPSKAEEITIPADVTPEQVPTHIVDYSAAEQTDDQLAEEIQKAHVICVVYSVEDEDTLDKAATYWLPLIRRCSTSTRCPVVLVGNKIDLVDYSTIEAVYPIMKEFSEIESCIECSAKTLQNVSETFYYAQKAVLHPTTPLYNYDMQELTEECKTALQRIFKICDLDNDGLLNDMELNAFQQWCFNTPLQPQVLEDVKAVLSKNIHDGICNGCVTMKGFMYLQCLFIQRGRNETTWAVLRKFGYDNELQMSKDYIHPPLKVPSGCTTELSHKGQEFLTLLFMQHDRDRDGALSPPEVDSLFSRCLSPPWGDEYKHTVPTNEKGWITFQGYMCQWALLTITNVRKTLEYMAYLGYNMYNNECQTSAVLVTREKKLDLAKKQSSRNVYTCHVIGQKNSGKTTLCRSFVDPKLEKLTDAIIPLTAHVTVNTVHVYGQEKTIILKDINILNVQDALTPTQIQCDAAALVYDTANPKSFEYIARIYIKYFADSKIPVLIIANKSDLAEVKQEYLLQPTSFCSKYKLMPPQPYSVSRAVRREIFVKLATMAAFPHLNQFGLIQQDSVVWWKAGLGIAAATVAGFMVMRVLNTEKR; this is encoded by the exons ATGGTGCAACGTGTAGTGACACCGAAACGTAGCGTAAGAATTTTGTTGATCGGTGAACGCGGCGTTGGTAAAACATCATTGATATTATCTCTTGTGAGCGAAGAATATGCTGAGGATGTACCTAGCAAAGCTGAAGAGATCACTATACCTGCTGATGTGACTCCTGAACAAGTACCGACTCACATCGTTGATTATTCTG CTGCCGAACAAACGGACGATCAATTGGctgaagaaatacaaaaagctCATGTAATATGTGTAGTTTATTCTGTCGAAGATGAAGATACTCTTGATAAGGCAGCTACGTATTGGTTACCTCTTATCAGACGATGTTCTACCAGTACCAGATGTCCAGTCGTTCTTgttggaaataaaattgatttggTTGATTATTCTACTATAGAG GCTGTTTATCCAATAATGAAGGAATTTTCAGAAATTGAAAGTTGTATAGAG TGTTCAGCTAAAACACTACAAAATGTATCCGAAACATTTTACTATGCACAAAAAGCTGTCCTGCATCCAACTACTCctctttataattatgatatgcAAGag CTTACAGAAGAATGTAAAACCGCTCTCCAAAGAATTTTTAAG ATATGTGATTTAGACAATGATGGCCTGTTAAACGATATGGAGTTAAATGCATTTCAACAGTGGTGTTTTAATACTCCTCTACAACCGCAAGTACTTGAAGATGTAAAGGCTGTATTGTCGAAAAATATTCACGATGGAATTTGTAATGGTTGTGTAACTATGAAAG GTTTTATGTATCTCCAGTGCTTATTTATTCAACGTGGAAGAAATGAAACAACATGGGctgtattaagaaaatttggCTACGATAATGAACTACAAATGTCTAAGGATTATATACATCCacc ATTGAAAGTTCCTTCTGGTTGCACAACTGAGTTATCGCACAAGGGACAAGAGTTTTTAACATTACTATTTATGCAACATGATCGAGATCGTGATGGGGCTTTATCTCCGCCAGAAGtagattcattattttcacgtTGCTTGAGTCCACCATGGGGTGATGAATATAAGCACACAGTGCCGACTAATGAAAAAGGCTGGATTACTTTTCAAGGCTACATGTGTCAGTGGGCATTACTGACAATTACGAATGTTAGAAAAACATTAGAATATATGGCATACCTTggttataatatgtataataatgaatgTCAAACAAGCGCTGTTTTAGTTACGCGTgagaaaaaattagatttagCAAAGAAACAGTCCAGTCGAAATGTTTACACGTGTCATGTAATTGGTCAAAAAAATAGTGGTAAAACGACTCTTTGCAGAAGTTTTGTGGATCCTAAATTGGAG AAATTAACAGATGCAATAATACCTTTAACTGCTCATGTTACCGTCAACACGGTTCATGTATATGGTCAAGAAAAGACAATAATTCTAaaggatattaatatattaaatgtccAGGATGCTTTAACACCTACGCAAATACAATGTGATGCTGCAGCTCTTGTTTATGATACAGCTAATCCTAAATCATTTGAATATATTGCACGAATTTATATT aaatactTCGCAGATAGTAAAATACCAGTTTTAATAATAGCTAATAAAAGTGATCTTGCTGAAGTAAAGCAAGAATATTTACTTCAACCAACAAGTTTTTGCAGTAAGTACAAGTTGATGCCACCACAACCTTATAGCGTGTCTAGGGCTGTACGAcgagaaatatttgttaaattagCAACGATGGCAGCATTTCC ACATTTAAACCAATTTGGCCTGATACAACAAGACTCTGTAGTCTGGTGGAAGGCTGGTTTAGGGATCGCAGCAGCCACAGTTGCTGGCTTCATGGTGATGCGTGTCCtaaatacagaaaaaagatag
- the LOC122636960 gene encoding mitochondrial Rho GTPase isoform X2, with protein MVQRVVTPKRSVRILLIGERGVGKTSLILSLVSEEYAEDVPSKAEEITIPADVTPEQVPTHIVDYSAAEQTDDQLAEEIQKAHVICVVYSVEDEDTLDKAATYWLPLIRRCSTSTRCPVVLVGNKIDLVDYSTIEAVYPIMKEFSEIESCIECSAKTLQNVSETFYYAQKAVLHPTTPLYNYDMQELTEECKTALQRIFKICDLDNDGLLNDMELNAFQQWCFNTPLQPQVLEDVKAVLSKNIHDGICNGCVTMKGFMYLQCLFIQRGRNETTWAVLRKFGYDNELQMSKDYIHPPLKVPSGCTTELSHKGQEFLTLLFMQHDRDRDGALSPPEVDSLFSRCLSPPWGDEYKHTVPTNEKGWITFQGYMCQWALLTITNVRKTLEYMAYLGYNMYNNECQTSAVLVTREKKLDLAKKQSSRNVYTCHVIGQKNSGKTTLCRSFVDPKLEKLTDAIIPLTAHVTVNTVHVYGQEKTIILKDINILNVQDALTPTQIQCDAAALVYDTANPKSFEYIARIYIKYFADSKIPVLIIANKSDLAEVKQEYLLQPTSFCSKYKLMPPQPYSVSRAVRREIFVKLATMAAFPRFQPAWVLFYRHRHLNQFGLIQQDSVVWWKAGLGIAAATVAGFMVMRVLNTEKR; from the exons ATGGTGCAACGTGTAGTGACACCGAAACGTAGCGTAAGAATTTTGTTGATCGGTGAACGCGGCGTTGGTAAAACATCATTGATATTATCTCTTGTGAGCGAAGAATATGCTGAGGATGTACCTAGCAAAGCTGAAGAGATCACTATACCTGCTGATGTGACTCCTGAACAAGTACCGACTCACATCGTTGATTATTCTG CTGCCGAACAAACGGACGATCAATTGGctgaagaaatacaaaaagctCATGTAATATGTGTAGTTTATTCTGTCGAAGATGAAGATACTCTTGATAAGGCAGCTACGTATTGGTTACCTCTTATCAGACGATGTTCTACCAGTACCAGATGTCCAGTCGTTCTTgttggaaataaaattgatttggTTGATTATTCTACTATAGAG GCTGTTTATCCAATAATGAAGGAATTTTCAGAAATTGAAAGTTGTATAGAG TGTTCAGCTAAAACACTACAAAATGTATCCGAAACATTTTACTATGCACAAAAAGCTGTCCTGCATCCAACTACTCctctttataattatgatatgcAAGag CTTACAGAAGAATGTAAAACCGCTCTCCAAAGAATTTTTAAG ATATGTGATTTAGACAATGATGGCCTGTTAAACGATATGGAGTTAAATGCATTTCAACAGTGGTGTTTTAATACTCCTCTACAACCGCAAGTACTTGAAGATGTAAAGGCTGTATTGTCGAAAAATATTCACGATGGAATTTGTAATGGTTGTGTAACTATGAAAG GTTTTATGTATCTCCAGTGCTTATTTATTCAACGTGGAAGAAATGAAACAACATGGGctgtattaagaaaatttggCTACGATAATGAACTACAAATGTCTAAGGATTATATACATCCacc ATTGAAAGTTCCTTCTGGTTGCACAACTGAGTTATCGCACAAGGGACAAGAGTTTTTAACATTACTATTTATGCAACATGATCGAGATCGTGATGGGGCTTTATCTCCGCCAGAAGtagattcattattttcacgtTGCTTGAGTCCACCATGGGGTGATGAATATAAGCACACAGTGCCGACTAATGAAAAAGGCTGGATTACTTTTCAAGGCTACATGTGTCAGTGGGCATTACTGACAATTACGAATGTTAGAAAAACATTAGAATATATGGCATACCTTggttataatatgtataataatgaatgTCAAACAAGCGCTGTTTTAGTTACGCGTgagaaaaaattagatttagCAAAGAAACAGTCCAGTCGAAATGTTTACACGTGTCATGTAATTGGTCAAAAAAATAGTGGTAAAACGACTCTTTGCAGAAGTTTTGTGGATCCTAAATTGGAG AAATTAACAGATGCAATAATACCTTTAACTGCTCATGTTACCGTCAACACGGTTCATGTATATGGTCAAGAAAAGACAATAATTCTAaaggatattaatatattaaatgtccAGGATGCTTTAACACCTACGCAAATACAATGTGATGCTGCAGCTCTTGTTTATGATACAGCTAATCCTAAATCATTTGAATATATTGCACGAATTTATATT aaatactTCGCAGATAGTAAAATACCAGTTTTAATAATAGCTAATAAAAGTGATCTTGCTGAAGTAAAGCAAGAATATTTACTTCAACCAACAAGTTTTTGCAGTAAGTACAAGTTGATGCCACCACAACCTTATAGCGTGTCTAGGGCTGTACGAcgagaaatatttgttaaattagCAACGATGGCAGCATTTCC CCGCTTTCAACCAGCGTgggtattattttatagacaCAG ACATTTAAACCAATTTGGCCTGATACAACAAGACTCTGTAGTCTGGTGGAAGGCTGGTTTAGGGATCGCAGCAGCCACAGTTGCTGGCTTCATGGTGATGCGTGTCCtaaatacagaaaaaagatag